Below is a window of Hydrogenimonas sp. SS33 DNA.
GATCTCAATGAAGGTGAACTCAACGAAGAGGAGTGTACCGAACTCCATGACGAACTGGAAAAGATGATCGAAGAGGGGACGGAAGAGGATGTGTGAAACACTGAAAACCTATCTTAGGCATGTCATGAAACCGCAACTGGAAGCGCTTGAAAAGCAGATGGAAGCGGAAGGGAACGAGGAAACCCTCTCTTCGGTCAGGGAGCTGATTCAGACATTCGGGGAGATCGTTTCCGATATCGAAAGCGAAGCGATGGATGAGTGGGAATGCGGCGAACTCTATGAAGAGTTCAAACGCTACAAAGAGAGCGGTGATCTTTCATCTTTGGTGTAGGGGAGGAGAAAATGGACGTGAAAAAGTGTGAAACGCTGGAAGAGCTGAGAGAAGAGATCGACAAGGTGGACGAAAAGATCGTGGAGTTGATCGCCCTGCGCAACGACTACATCAAACAGGCGGCCAATTTCAAGCATACGGTGGAGGAGATCAAAGCCGACGACCGTATCGACGACGTCCTCAACCATGTCCGACACAAGGCGCTGACCCTGGGAGTCTCCCCCAACATGGTGGCGGACATCTACAAGCAGATGATCGATGCGATGGTGGAGATCGAGATCGCGGAGCTGAGAAACAAAGGGTCCTACTGATTTTCCGAAGCTTCCGGAGGTTCATCAAATAGATTCATAGAGTGTTTCAGCGGAATTGATGCTGCGTTTTCAAAACCGCTGTAATCGGGCGATTGTTTCTGAAATGGGCCGATTTTTGCAATATTTAACGGAATCGCTCCTATAATGGAAGGAAGCATGTACAAAGGGAGGGTTGTACCTGTCATTCCATCTATGAAGGATACCTTATGTGGCATGTCAATGAGTGGTTCATCAAAGAGCCGAAAGAGAACGACCCGCTTTGCCGGCCCTCTTTCCCTTCGATGTGTATTCGGCGGTACAGACTTTTGAAAAAACGGCGCTCCGGCCAGTATGCGAAGGACCTTCACCCGCAATGCAGCAGATGCCTGGAAGTGACGGGAGGCGGGAACTCCCATGTCAATCGTCTGAATGCCCTCATTGCGACCTTTATGTAAAAAGAAAAATAAAAAAACATGATTGTTGCTTTTTAAAATGACGGAAAATTGAGATATAATTCCGTCATGTCTGAGAAAACCTTTACCGTGCGGCGTCTTGTTGCCAATATAATTCTTCTTTTTATGGTATTGAGCCTTCTTTTTGAGCTGGTCGGAGCCTACTACCTCAAGCAGGAAGCGCTTACCCGTCTGGCGATGGATGATGCGAGAAAGACCAGCCAGCTCGTCTTCGAAACACTCTATACCAAAATGCAGGAGGGGTGGAGCCGGCAGGATATCGATAAAATTCTGGAACGGCTCAATACGGTCCGTTCCGATATGAAAGTCCGGGTGGTCCGCAGCCCACTGGTCGAGAAACTCTTCGGCGCGGTGCCGGGAGATCATGAACGGATATCGAAAAACCCGGTATTGCGGCAGGCGTTGGAAGGGAACGAGAGCATGCGTGTCGACAGGAACGGCAATATCCACTACTTTTATCCGGTCAGGGTCGAAAAACGGTGTCTGCATTGCCATACCAATGCCATGGTGGGCGATGTCAACGGGGTGATCGAAGTGGAAATGCCCGCGAAAGATATCGTGGTTTCGCTCGACCGGATTATTTTCTATTTTCTCTCCTCACTCGGTTTTTTTCTCCTCCTTTTCTTTTTCTTCTTCTACTGGGCTTTCGATATCAAACTCGTCAAACCGCTCGTTGCGCTGACAAAACGGATCAGCAGCATAGACCCCGAACATCCGGGAGGATCGATTGAGGTCCAAAGCCGCTGCCGTGAGCTCAAGACACTCGAAAAGACCTTCAACCGGCTGATGGAACAGATCCATTTCTA
It encodes the following:
- a CDS encoding chorismate mutase, which gives rise to MDVKKCETLEELREEIDKVDEKIVELIALRNDYIKQAANFKHTVEEIKADDRIDDVLNHVRHKALTLGVSPNMVADIYKQMIDAMVEIEIAELRNKGSY